A stretch of DNA from Acidobacteriota bacterium:
GCGCATCTTCACCATCGGCATCGGGCGCGACGAAGGCTCTCCAATTCCCGACGCCCGCGGCGGTTTCCGGCGCGATCGCCGCGGCGAGATCATCCTCAGTCGCCTCGACGAGCCGACCCTGCAGAAGATCGCTCTCGCCACCGGCGGCCGCTACGTGCGCTCGGTCACCGGCGATGTCGACCTCGAGCAGATCTACTCCCAGGGCATCAAGGCGACCCTCGAAGACCAGGAGCTCGGCTCGCGCCGTCGCCAGCGCTGGGAGGAGCGTTTCCAGTGGGCGGTCGGCCTCGCCGCTCTGCTTCTCATGCTCGAAGTGCTGATCTCCGAGCGCACCCGGCGGAGGGCCCGTAGCCATGGTTGATTCCAAGATCCGCTTCCTGCTGGTGGCGCCCCTCGCCGCCGCCCTGGTCGGCGCCGCACCGGCGACGCCGCCGCCGGACGCCGCCGCGGAGGCGACCGCGCCACCGGCCGCTCCGACCAAGATCGACGGTCCTCACCAGGCCTACGCCGCCGGCCTCTACGACCAGGCCCTGCAGGGCTTCATCGACCAGCAGGTCGAACGGCCCGAGGACCCCGAACTGCTGCTCAACCTGGGCAGCTCCTACTTCCAGATGGGTGACTTCGAAAAGGCCCGCGACGCCTTCGCCGGCGCCGTCTTCGCCGGCGATCCGGAAGTCCGCTTCCAGGGCCTCTACAGCCTCGGCAATACCGCCTTTCGACAGGGCCGCCTCGAAGACGCCGTCGAGCTCTACAAGCAAGCCCTCGAGATCAACCCGGACGACGAAGACGCCAAGTTCAACCTCGAGTACACCCGCGACGAGATCCGCCGGCGCCACGAGGAAGCCCAGAAGCGCCAGCAGGAACAGCAACAGCAGGGTGATCAAGGCCAGCAAGGGGACCAGCAGCAGCAAGGAGACCAGGGC
This window harbors:
- a CDS encoding tetratricopeptide repeat protein — its product is MVDSKIRFLLVAPLAAALVGAAPATPPPDAAAEATAPPAAPTKIDGPHQAYAAGLYDQALQGFIDQQVERPEDPELLLNLGSSYFQMGDFEKARDAFAGAVFAGDPEVRFQGLYSLGNTAFRQGRLEDAVELYKQALEINPDDEDAKFNLEYTRDEIRRRHEEAQKRQQEQQQQGDQGQQGDQQQQGDQGQEGEQEQSGDQQQEGGEQEAGDQGEDSSQGEEQPPADEPQEAGGDDNSQSPGAQGPDQDGDGLPDETERSGANPTDPENPDTDGDGLPDGAEDLDRDGERDEGETDPNQRDTDGDGIPDGEDPDATQPEGSTSASGGNPQGGEERPMTPEEAARFLEALEEGRPQQQRPGPRRPARPEKDW